One part of the Pseudemcibacter aquimaris genome encodes these proteins:
- a CDS encoding transferrin receptor-like dimerization domain-containing protein, translating into MGLSNIIKMTAVLAASSVAVNAAEVIRGFTPENSEKQYALEAEIDKRINKQNMDDWMKFMTSRPHATGQPFDKEVADFIAGKFTEWGYDTEIKEYQVLMPTPKVRVVELVEPTKWTAKLKEDAVPEDPTSGQEDRLPIYHSFSPDGEVTAEVVFVNQGLREDYEDLERRGIDVKGKIILAKYGGSWRGIKPKMAEEKGAIGTLIYSDPADDGYGQGDVYPKGAHKHPSGAQRGSIMDLPTRPGDPLTPYVGATKDAERIDLDDVEIFVGIPTLPISYEDAQPILEALEGPVAPPRWRGGLPITYHMGPGPAKLHMKLEFNWDIVPAYNVIAKMKGSEFPDQWVIRGNHHDAWVHGAADPVSGMVVEMEEARILSEIAKETGWQPKRTIVFAAWGAEEQGLIGSVEWVEDQAEELSEKAVAYINTDGNGAGFLGAGGSHTLETFFDQIAHDVKDPIQGMSAAERVQSRNLMSSNPVTRSRAEKSSHYYLSALGSGSDYSGFFQHLGITSMNIGYGGEFGGGSYHTNYDSYHYYTTFRDPGLHYTHALGSVTGRVATRLANADVLPFQFGNFARTVSEYADEMVSAMEKTRADVLRHNMLVNNGHYKAAANIREAFQEPTLREEVPYINLSPMQNAVKRLQASAEAFDTAYKAMGAAGFNLSKSDVNKLDKLMYQIESKLTRPEGLPRRPWYRHHIYAPGYYTGYGVKTLPGVREGIEEYKWQETQEQMAKLAEVLNAYCDQLDQATAMMQ; encoded by the coding sequence ATGGGACTATCAAATATAATTAAAATGACAGCAGTACTTGCGGCATCATCGGTTGCCGTAAACGCAGCAGAAGTCATTCGTGGCTTTACGCCGGAAAATAGTGAAAAGCAATATGCGCTTGAAGCTGAAATTGATAAACGTATCAACAAACAAAATATGGACGACTGGATGAAATTTATGACATCGCGTCCACATGCGACAGGCCAACCATTCGATAAGGAAGTGGCCGATTTTATCGCCGGAAAATTCACCGAATGGGGATATGATACGGAAATCAAAGAATATCAGGTTTTAATGCCAACACCGAAAGTGCGTGTGGTTGAACTTGTTGAGCCAACAAAATGGACAGCCAAACTTAAAGAAGACGCTGTTCCAGAAGACCCAACATCGGGTCAGGAAGATCGTCTGCCGATTTATCACTCATTCTCACCAGACGGTGAAGTAACAGCAGAAGTGGTGTTTGTAAATCAGGGCCTTCGTGAAGATTACGAAGATCTGGAACGTCGCGGCATTGATGTTAAGGGTAAAATTATTTTGGCGAAATACGGCGGTTCATGGCGCGGTATTAAGCCAAAAATGGCAGAAGAAAAAGGTGCCATAGGTACATTGATTTATTCTGATCCTGCGGATGATGGTTACGGCCAGGGTGATGTCTATCCAAAAGGGGCACACAAACATCCATCCGGTGCACAGCGTGGTTCGATTATGGATCTTCCAACACGTCCGGGTGATCCGTTAACACCATATGTTGGTGCAACGAAGGACGCGGAACGTATTGACCTTGATGATGTTGAAATTTTTGTTGGTATTCCAACACTTCCAATTTCATATGAAGATGCCCAACCGATCTTAGAAGCTCTTGAAGGGCCAGTTGCACCACCAAGATGGCGTGGTGGTCTTCCAATCACATATCATATGGGTCCTGGACCTGCGAAGCTTCATATGAAGCTTGAATTTAACTGGGATATCGTTCCTGCGTATAACGTGATTGCGAAAATGAAAGGTTCTGAGTTTCCTGATCAGTGGGTAATTCGTGGTAACCATCATGACGCATGGGTGCATGGTGCAGCTGATCCGGTTTCCGGCATGGTCGTTGAAATGGAAGAAGCCCGTATCCTTTCCGAAATTGCTAAAGAAACAGGTTGGCAGCCAAAACGAACGATCGTTTTCGCGGCTTGGGGCGCTGAAGAGCAAGGTTTGATCGGTTCTGTTGAATGGGTTGAAGATCAAGCAGAAGAGCTAAGCGAAAAGGCGGTTGCTTACATTAATACCGATGGTAATGGTGCCGGTTTCCTAGGTGCGGGTGGATCGCATACACTTGAAACATTCTTTGATCAAATCGCACATGATGTAAAAGATCCAATTCAGGGAATGAGTGCTGCTGAACGTGTTCAGTCACGTAATTTAATGTCAAGTAATCCGGTTACGCGCTCACGCGCTGAAAAATCAAGCCATTATTACTTAAGCGCGCTTGGTTCCGGTTCTGATTATTCCGGATTTTTCCAACATTTGGGAATTACATCAATGAACATCGGATATGGTGGTGAATTTGGTGGTGGTTCTTATCACACCAATTATGATAGCTATCATTATTATACGACTTTCCGTGATCCGGGACTTCATTATACCCATGCGCTTGGTTCAGTAACAGGCCGTGTGGCAACACGTCTTGCCAATGCGGATGTGCTTCCGTTCCAGTTTGGGAATTTCGCGAGAACCGTTTCCGAATATGCTGATGAAATGGTGAGCGCGATGGAAAAAACACGCGCTGATGTGCTGCGTCATAATATGCTTGTGAATAACGGGCATTATAAAGCAGCTGCAAACATCCGTGAAGCATTCCAGGAACCAACTCTTCGTGAAGAGGTGCCGTATATTAACCTGTCACCTATGCAAAATGCCGTGAAGCGCCTGCAAGCATCTGCAGAGGCTTTCGATACAGCCTATAAAGCAATGGGGGCCGCAGGATTTAACCTGTCCAAAAGCGATGTGAACAAGCTTGATAAATTGATGTATCAAATCGAAAGCAAGCTTACCCGTCCAGAAGGTTTACCACGTCGTCCGTGGTATCGTCATCACATTTATGCGCCAGGTTATTACACGGGTTACGGTGTAAAAACATTGCCGGGTGTTCGTGAAGGGATCGAAGAATACAAATGGCAAGAAACACAGGAACAAATGGCAAAACTCGCCGAGGTTCTGAATGCCTATTGTGATCAGCTTGATCAGGCGACAGCAATGATGCAATAA
- a CDS encoding cupin domain-containing protein → MTKYKRIDISAISDEKMPVAADKLLSGKPVQSAVNQYTNDKENFFVGVWECNSGKWAVDYSEEEFLTILEGEAIITEIGGEPQTLKKGDHMVISKGFVGTWETVDYVKKLYVIYED, encoded by the coding sequence ATGACTAAATATAAACGCATTGATATTTCTGCAATTTCCGATGAAAAAATGCCAGTAGCTGCCGATAAGTTATTAAGTGGAAAGCCCGTTCAAAGTGCAGTGAACCAATATACTAATGACAAGGAAAATTTCTTTGTTGGGGTTTGGGAATGCAATTCTGGAAAATGGGCTGTCGATTATTCCGAAGAAGAATTTCTAACCATTTTGGAAGGTGAAGCAATCATTACCGAAATTGGCGGTGAGCCACAAACCCTTAAAAAGGGGGATCATATGGTGATTTCAAAAGGTTTCGTTGGTACATGGGAAACCGTGGATTACGTCAAAAAACTATATGTCATTTATGAAGATTAA
- a CDS encoding sensor histidine kinase: MIKNLMPSSIAGQLVAVIIISMMAIHISEQVEELLEDYEDERTVDEDLIDHLANIYEMNASIEEENLPTFLDMVNLRYLHYALTETSLATPYDDAPIKSATEKLKNRLNVPVNEVIIGKTNVLPDEFNITYYDSYDHSKIIKTVVSIKLQNGKWLNVAMNVHNHNNFSFGWFYSYSTTISIIVIIVAIFVVLRIARPLDRLTKSIGEFSQNFEVSEVKEEGPSDLRLATRSFNKMQKDVANHIESRTKTLAAMSHDIRTPLTSLRLKAELMDDGDEKISFIASINKMEKISASAIDYLKGSTKELTKRKTDLSSLLETECNEFIDQGLSVSLQENPSIIANCDPDAISRAISNLIDNACKYGEKAIVSLSQDNDQAIITITDNGKGIENEFLKQAMEPFERLSKERHADQGGFGLGLSIARDIAEAHDGTLILENIPDGGLKVTFKIKL, encoded by the coding sequence ATGATTAAAAATCTAATGCCATCATCCATTGCTGGACAATTAGTCGCTGTTATCATCATATCAATGATGGCTATTCATATTAGTGAACAAGTCGAAGAATTATTAGAAGATTACGAGGATGAACGAACTGTCGATGAAGATTTAATCGATCATTTAGCAAACATATACGAAATGAACGCAAGTATCGAAGAAGAAAATTTACCCACCTTCCTCGATATGGTAAATTTAAGATATTTACATTACGCCCTTACAGAGACTTCACTCGCAACGCCATATGATGATGCGCCCATAAAATCTGCGACAGAAAAATTAAAAAACAGGTTAAATGTACCTGTAAATGAAGTCATTATTGGTAAAACCAATGTTCTTCCTGATGAATTTAATATCACCTATTACGATTCATATGATCATAGTAAAATCATTAAAACCGTCGTTTCCATAAAGCTTCAAAATGGAAAATGGTTGAATGTGGCGATGAATGTCCACAATCATAATAATTTTAGTTTTGGATGGTTTTATAGTTACTCGACAACCATTTCTATCATCGTAATCATTGTTGCTATATTCGTCGTCTTAAGAATAGCAAGACCGCTTGACCGACTTACCAAATCCATTGGTGAATTTAGCCAGAATTTCGAAGTCTCAGAAGTTAAAGAAGAAGGACCATCAGATCTGCGCCTCGCGACAAGGTCATTTAATAAAATGCAAAAAGATGTGGCAAACCACATCGAAAGCCGTACCAAAACACTCGCCGCCATGAGCCATGACATCAGAACGCCATTAACATCATTAAGGCTTAAAGCAGAACTAATGGATGATGGTGATGAAAAGATAAGTTTCATCGCATCCATCAATAAAATGGAAAAAATATCCGCATCCGCCATTGATTATTTAAAAGGCAGCACCAAAGAACTAACAAAGAGAAAAACGGATCTAAGTTCATTACTTGAAACAGAATGTAATGAATTTATAGATCAGGGTTTATCTGTCAGTTTACAAGAAAACCCATCCATAATTGCCAATTGCGACCCGGACGCCATTTCCAGAGCCATCAGCAACCTGATTGATAATGCCTGCAAATATGGTGAAAAAGCCATAGTTTCCCTATCACAAGACAATGATCAAGCCATTATAACAATTACAGATAATGGTAAGGGAATAGAAAACGAGTTTTTAAAACAAGCCATGGAACCGTTTGAGCGACTAAGCAAAGAACGTCATGCAGATCAAGGCGGGTTTGGTCTTGGTTTATCCATTGCCCGTGATATTGCAGAGGCCCATGACGGCACACTTATTTTAGAAAATATTCCTGATGGCGGACTTAAGGTGACATTTAAAATAAAACTATAA
- a CDS encoding response regulator, producing MNTETPHILVIDDHADIRDPLAQYLTKHGLRVSTAAGGVEMDAVLKTASIDLIVLDIMMPGEDGLSICRRIQETTKIPVILLTALTDETDRIVGLELGADDYVSKPFNPRELLARIKSVLRRTQLIPKNDQPTKGIATFAGWTFDLTKQEVINCDGVSIRLSSGEHTLLSTLIEHAGTVLNRDQLLDLTKGREAQLFDRSIDNQVSRLRQKIEIDPKNPEIITTKWGGGYVFSAELEWIEK from the coding sequence ATGAACACGGAAACACCACATATTCTTGTCATTGACGATCACGCCGATATTCGTGATCCACTTGCACAGTATCTGACGAAACACGGTCTGCGCGTTTCAACGGCCGCTGGTGGCGTGGAAATGGATGCCGTATTAAAAACAGCGTCAATCGACCTAATTGTTTTAGATATCATGATGCCGGGCGAAGACGGCCTATCCATTTGCAGACGCATTCAGGAAACAACGAAAATTCCCGTCATCTTGCTTACAGCATTAACCGATGAAACGGACCGTATCGTCGGCCTTGAATTAGGGGCAGATGATTATGTATCGAAACCGTTTAACCCCCGTGAATTACTCGCGCGTATAAAATCCGTATTAAGACGCACACAATTAATCCCGAAAAATGATCAACCCACAAAAGGCATCGCAACCTTCGCTGGCTGGACATTCGACCTTACGAAGCAAGAAGTCATAAATTGTGATGGTGTTTCAATAAGACTAAGTTCCGGCGAACATACTTTACTGTCCACCCTAATTGAGCATGCGGGAACAGTATTAAACCGTGATCAATTGCTTGATCTGACCAAGGGACGCGAAGCACAGCTATTTGACAGAAGCATTGACAATCAGGTAAGTCGCTTAAGACAAAAAATCGAAATTGACCCTAAAAATCCGGAAATTATAACAACCAAATGGGGCGGCGGTTATGTGTTTTCAGCTGAACTGGAATGGATAGAAAAATGA
- a CDS encoding TonB-dependent receptor plug domain-containing protein, whose protein sequence is MKKSHQFTALLMTTVFGFGQMAFAQKVETTADGSTVTYEKDFFTNYNAVTLLDMLLIIPGGKEILDKNSNQYSGGAEGQGERGFGSGGDQILMNGKRLAGKSNNIEDTLSRISAEQVERVEIIRGVADGLDVQSQGLIINVVMQEGGSNATTFWKVSALKTFSRDTKPEFTLSRSGSVSGLDYNVSIERSDSGYFYNRDETAFNSTGDVTSEQNVDAGFAWDSFIFNTNLGYQFADGSQLQLNGLYSPGGNDGYEIRNKTTNALNPVSRLIDGSSDEWEIGGDYTKNLGVLGNFKALFVINGDDGSERVSVTKGSDADNFEATNETEVTSKSEKILRLSLNKGLTEKQSLEFGGEVAINTYDKSFVRNQRNAASEDFLLINSDEVMIKENRYEVFANHTYNISSNFVLQSSLVTEFSTIIADNVFAGGTPTRRDTSFTYFKPRFNLRYDISDQDQFRATAEQKVSQLDFGNFVTRYDQQAEVLRFGNPNIRPEQVWEFTAQYEHRLPNDGGSIAIEGFYRAYEDHITQVDFTEYQNLSGDVITADQFFTLPPTAGLRDMIDFTSKAGNIDRASSIGAKLNITKRLDFIGLPQAVFSTNYTYEKRRATDQFTGESIKFPFASDHTLTFNYRHDITDIGFAYGFSGEWKSDYEMRDINWHWPTNPNFKLEAFAEYIVMDGIKLAVQLENIMKNRSTSTFTFYNDHRRFNESFGHTDRKTTNWTELTISLQGTF, encoded by the coding sequence ATGAAAAAGTCACATCAATTCACCGCACTACTTATGACAACCGTATTTGGGTTTGGTCAAATGGCCTTTGCGCAAAAGGTTGAAACCACGGCGGATGGATCAACAGTTACCTACGAAAAAGATTTTTTTACAAATTATAATGCCGTAACGCTTCTTGATATGCTGCTTATCATTCCAGGCGGTAAAGAAATTCTTGATAAAAACAGTAACCAATATAGCGGCGGCGCAGAAGGACAGGGTGAGCGTGGATTTGGTTCTGGCGGTGATCAGATTTTGATGAACGGTAAACGTCTTGCTGGTAAATCCAATAATATTGAAGACACACTGTCACGAATTTCTGCGGAACAAGTTGAACGCGTTGAAATCATCCGAGGCGTTGCGGACGGTCTTGATGTTCAAAGTCAGGGACTTATTATCAATGTAGTGATGCAGGAAGGTGGCAGCAACGCCACAACATTCTGGAAAGTATCAGCATTAAAAACTTTCAGCAGGGATACTAAACCTGAATTTACCCTATCCCGAAGCGGATCGGTCAGCGGCCTTGATTATAATGTCAGTATTGAACGGTCAGATAGTGGCTATTTTTATAATCGGGATGAGACTGCCTTTAATAGTACAGGTGATGTGACATCAGAACAAAATGTTGATGCCGGTTTCGCGTGGGATAGCTTTATTTTTAATACCAATCTTGGTTATCAGTTCGCGGATGGCAGTCAATTACAATTAAACGGTCTTTATTCGCCGGGTGGCAATGATGGTTATGAAATCCGTAATAAAACGACCAATGCACTTAACCCGGTTTCTCGTCTTATTGATGGGTCATCTGATGAATGGGAAATTGGTGGTGATTATACAAAAAATCTTGGCGTACTTGGTAACTTTAAAGCATTGTTTGTAATTAACGGTGATGACGGTTCGGAAAGAGTGTCCGTGACAAAAGGAAGCGATGCTGACAATTTTGAAGCTACGAATGAAACAGAAGTGACGAGCAAGTCAGAAAAGATTTTGCGTCTATCCTTAAATAAAGGGCTTACTGAAAAACAGTCACTGGAATTTGGTGGTGAAGTGGCCATTAATACATATGATAAATCATTCGTCAGAAATCAACGCAACGCGGCCAGTGAAGATTTTCTGCTTATCAATAGTGATGAAGTGATGATTAAGGAAAACAGGTACGAAGTTTTTGCCAATCATACTTATAATATTTCCAGTAACTTTGTTTTGCAAAGCTCCCTTGTGACGGAATTTTCAACCATTATTGCGGATAACGTGTTTGCAGGCGGCACGCCAACAAGACGTGATACCAGTTTCACATATTTCAAGCCGCGCTTTAATTTACGATATGATATTTCCGATCAGGATCAGTTCCGCGCCACAGCTGAACAAAAGGTCAGCCAACTTGATTTTGGGAATTTTGTCACCCGTTATGACCAACAAGCAGAAGTATTAAGGTTCGGTAATCCCAATATCCGCCCGGAACAGGTCTGGGAATTCACGGCGCAATATGAACACCGTTTGCCAAATGATGGTGGGTCAATTGCAATTGAAGGATTTTACCGTGCCTATGAAGACCACATCACACAAGTGGATTTTACAGAGTATCAAAATTTATCAGGCGATGTGATTACGGCCGATCAATTTTTCACCTTACCACCGACAGCGGGCTTGCGTGACATGATTGATTTTACCTCAAAAGCTGGGAATATTGACCGTGCATCATCGATCGGAGCCAAATTAAACATCACGAAACGTCTTGATTTTATTGGTTTACCCCAAGCCGTATTCAGCACCAATTATACTTATGAGAAACGTCGTGCCACAGATCAGTTTACCGGCGAAAGCATTAAATTCCCGTTTGCATCCGATCATACGCTAACCTTTAATTACCGTCATGACATTACGGACATCGGGTTTGCTTATGGCTTTAGCGGTGAATGGAAAAGCGATTATGAAATGCGTGATATCAATTGGCACTGGCCAACCAATCCGAATTTTAAACTTGAGGCCTTCGCCGAATATATTGTCATGGATGGCATCAAGCTTGCGGTACAGCTCGAAAATATTATGAAAAACAGAAGCACATCCACATTCACATTTTATAATGACCACAGAAGATTTAATGAAAGCTTTGGGCATACGGACCGGAAAACAACCAATTGGACGGAACTGACCATATCATTACAAGGAACATTTTAA
- a CDS encoding TetR/AcrR family transcriptional regulator: MRQKIGKEKILDTALKLFAVNGYHKTSINQIAIDAGVSKGLTYNYFRSKEELLLAIINRATDQMMIVADDMTADESFEETLKTSLDQFIAFLTENKEYLTFQLSLLFQPDLKEIVKEPLTRRAEELLKQTVIMFEKAGINDAKLIARGFLAELDGIALHELSVFENYPLEEMKNQLFERYKGTGK; the protein is encoded by the coding sequence ATGCGTCAAAAAATTGGCAAAGAAAAAATTCTGGATACGGCCTTAAAACTGTTTGCTGTAAATGGGTATCACAAAACTTCAATCAATCAGATTGCGATTGATGCCGGGGTTTCAAAAGGGCTTACCTATAATTATTTTCGAAGTAAGGAAGAATTACTTCTTGCGATTATTAACCGGGCAACGGACCAAATGATGATTGTGGCTGATGATATGACAGCTGATGAAAGTTTCGAAGAAACTTTAAAAACATCGCTTGATCAGTTCATAGCATTTTTAACGGAAAACAAAGAATATCTGACCTTTCAATTAAGCCTTCTTTTCCAGCCGGATTTAAAAGAAATCGTAAAAGAACCGCTTACGAGACGAGCAGAAGAACTTTTAAAACAAACGGTCATTATGTTTGAAAAGGCAGGGATCAATGACGCCAAATTAATTGCACGTGGGTTTTTGGCTGAGCTCGATGGCATAGCCCTACATGAATTATCAGTATTTGAAAATTACCCACTCGAAGAAATGAAAAATCAGCTATTTGAAAGATATAAGGGCACAGGTAAATGA
- a CDS encoding GNAT family N-acetyltransferase has protein sequence MSNFVINKCNIDDVADLKSEYLKSISAPIDGMWMVFISMADHYGIYHQDKLIGSIAVNAENKMLQFIVSADYDHQEIFKQAIGELDIKGAVVETQEELFLSLTMDHQKTVSVNAHLYECADEKVLDKAIFPKGMVFKPVNMDEFETAIDFGVAAIGAPEEWLRGYYKERIDSGELFGLWNNEDLIAAGETRPSANQKPYADLGMVVATDYRGKGIATEIMKAMLHDCRKRDLKPICSTESGNIAAQKAILKSGFKSKRRILDVSFGE, from the coding sequence ATGAGTAACTTTGTAATAAATAAATGTAATATTGATGATGTCGCTGATTTAAAAAGTGAATATCTTAAAAGCATTTCTGCACCCATTGATGGCATGTGGATGGTTTTTATTTCAATGGCTGATCATTATGGCATTTATCATCAGGATAAATTAATTGGAAGCATTGCCGTTAATGCGGAAAATAAAATGCTGCAGTTCATTGTATCGGCTGATTATGATCATCAGGAAATCTTTAAACAGGCAATTGGTGAGCTGGATATCAAAGGAGCAGTTGTTGAAACACAGGAAGAGCTGTTTTTATCTTTGACGATGGATCATCAGAAAACGGTATCAGTAAATGCTCATTTATACGAATGCGCAGATGAAAAGGTTTTGGACAAAGCTATTTTTCCAAAAGGCATGGTTTTCAAACCTGTAAATATGGATGAATTTGAAACGGCAATTGATTTTGGTGTGGCTGCCATTGGCGCGCCGGAAGAATGGTTGCGTGGTTATTATAAAGAACGGATTGATAGCGGTGAATTATTTGGTCTTTGGAATAATGAAGATTTAATCGCCGCAGGTGAAACCAGACCGAGCGCCAACCAAAAACCCTATGCCGATCTTGGTATGGTTGTGGCCACAGATTATCGGGGTAAAGGTATTGCAACGGAAATTATGAAAGCGATGCTTCATGATTGCAGAAAACGAGATTTGAAACCAATTTGTTCTACGGAAAGTGGTAACATTGCTGCACAAAAAGCCATCTTAAAATCAGGCTTTAAAAGTAAGCGACGAATATTGGATGTTAGTTTTGGTGAATAA
- a CDS encoding phosphoglycerate kinase: MTKFRNIESLGALAGKRVLLRADLNVPMKLDDDGNRVVTDDTRIKSVTPTIMALAEAGARVLVLSHFGRPKGERVPEMSLEPLGQPLANATRLPVSYIDDCIGDEVGEVIDAMEDGAVLLLENVRFYKQETDNDADFAEALAANADFYVNDAFSCCHRAHASTEGIAKILPSAAGLALEKELNALEGALGSPVHPVAALVGGAKVSTKLDVLTNLVEKVDHLIIGGGMANTFLAAQGVDVGASLCEHDLADTAKNILANADKAGCKIHLPSDVVLAKEFAANAENRTSGTDDVASDEMILDVGAASAANVAEALETCKTLIWNGPMGAFEIEPFDAATVTVAKAAGSLTENGTLVSVAGGGDTVAALNHAGVAEQFSHISTAGGAFLEWMEGKELPGVQVLLA; this comes from the coding sequence ATGACAAAATTCAGAAACATTGAAAGTCTGGGCGCGCTTGCTGGCAAGCGCGTCCTTCTTCGTGCTGACCTAAATGTACCGATGAAACTTGATGATGACGGTAACCGCGTTGTCACCGACGACACACGCATTAAATCAGTAACCCCAACCATTATGGCACTTGCTGAGGCCGGCGCACGCGTTCTTGTGTTATCTCATTTCGGTCGCCCTAAAGGCGAACGCGTTCCAGAAATGTCGCTAGAACCACTTGGTCAACCATTGGCCAATGCAACACGCCTTCCGGTTTCATATATTGATGACTGTATTGGTGACGAAGTTGGTGAAGTAATCGACGCCATGGAAGACGGTGCAGTTCTTCTTCTTGAAAATGTTCGTTTTTATAAACAAGAAACAGATAACGATGCTGACTTCGCAGAAGCCCTTGCGGCAAATGCTGATTTTTATGTGAATGACGCATTCTCATGTTGTCACCGCGCCCATGCATCAACAGAGGGCATAGCAAAGATTTTACCATCTGCGGCTGGTCTTGCCCTTGAAAAAGAACTGAACGCCCTTGAAGGCGCGCTTGGTTCACCGGTTCATCCTGTAGCGGCCCTTGTGGGCGGTGCAAAAGTTTCAACGAAACTTGATGTGCTTACGAACCTCGTGGAAAAAGTTGATCATCTGATCATTGGTGGCGGTATGGCCAACACATTCCTTGCGGCGCAAGGTGTGGATGTTGGAGCATCCCTTTGTGAACATGATCTGGCGGACACAGCAAAAAATATTCTGGCAAATGCAGATAAAGCAGGATGTAAAATCCATCTGCCAAGCGATGTTGTTCTTGCGAAAGAATTTGCGGCAAACGCAGAAAACAGAACATCAGGCACAGATGATGTTGCTTCAGATGAAATGATCCTTGATGTCGGTGCAGCTTCTGCGGCGAACGTTGCTGAAGCGCTCGAAACCTGCAAAACGCTAATCTGGAACGGCCCAATGGGCGCGTTTGAAATTGAGCCGTTTGATGCGGCAACAGTTACTGTTGCCAAGGCGGCAGGATCACTCACTGAAAACGGAACACTTGTTTCTGTTGCTGGTGGTGGCGACACCGTCGCTGCACTTAACCATGCGGGCGTTGCTGAACAGTTCAGCCACATTTCAACAGCAGGCGGTGCATTCCTTGAATGGATGGAAGGAAAAGAACTTCCTGGCGTTCAAGTGCTACTGGCTTAA
- the gap gene encoding type I glyceraldehyde-3-phosphate dehydrogenase encodes MAIRVAINGFGRIGRLALRGIYESGRDDVKVVAINDLGDVEMNAYLLKRDSVHGPFPFDVSVEGSNIKIGDDVIAVSAERNPADLPWGELDVDMVYECTGFFADKDKSQAHIDAGAKKVLISAPASGVSKTIVYGVNHETIEAGDTVISNASCTTNCLAPVAQVLNETVGIEKGVMTTVHAYTGDQRVLDTLHSDPRRARACGLSMIPTSTGAARAVGLVLPELAGKLDGTSIRVPTPNVSLVDLTFVAKKDTTVEEINAAIKEAANGRLKGVLGYVEEPTVSIDYNHDPHSSSFDASQTAVMDGNLVRILTWYDNEWGFANRMSDTAVVLHNAG; translated from the coding sequence ATGGCAATTCGTGTTGCAATTAACGGTTTTGGTCGTATTGGCCGCCTTGCGCTACGTGGAATTTATGAAAGCGGTCGTGACGACGTAAAAGTTGTTGCTATTAACGACCTTGGTGATGTTGAAATGAACGCTTACCTTCTTAAGCGTGACAGTGTTCATGGCCCATTCCCATTTGACGTTTCTGTCGAAGGCAGCAATATCAAAATTGGTGACGACGTGATCGCAGTATCTGCTGAACGTAATCCTGCTGACCTTCCATGGGGTGAGCTTGATGTGGATATGGTTTATGAATGTACTGGTTTCTTTGCTGACAAAGATAAATCACAAGCACACATCGACGCTGGCGCTAAGAAAGTACTTATTTCTGCACCGGCATCAGGCGTAAGCAAAACAATCGTTTATGGTGTTAACCACGAAACAATCGAAGCGGGCGATACTGTTATTTCAAACGCGTCATGTACAACAAACTGTCTTGCACCGGTTGCACAAGTTCTTAACGAAACTGTGGGCATCGAAAAAGGTGTAATGACAACAGTTCACGCATACACAGGTGACCAACGCGTACTTGATACACTTCACAGTGATCCACGCCGCGCCCGTGCATGTGGCCTAAGCATGATCCCAACATCAACTGGTGCTGCCCGTGCGGTTGGTCTTGTGCTTCCTGAACTTGCTGGCAAGCTAGACGGTACTTCAATCCGCGTACCTACACCGAATGTGTCACTTGTTGACCTAACATTCGTTGCTAAGAAAGACACAACGGTTGAAGAAATCAACGCAGCGATTAAAGAAGCTGCAAATGGCCGCCTTAAAGGTGTGCTTGGTTATGTTGAAGAGCCAACAGTTTCTATCGACTATAACCACGATCCACACAGCTCAAGCTTTGACGCTTCACAAACTGCGGTTATGGATGGCAACCTTGTACGTATCCTTACTTGGTACGATAACGAGTGGGGCTTTGCGAACCGTATGTCTGATACAGCTGTTGTGCTTCACAACGCCGGCTAA